The proteins below come from a single Portunus trituberculatus isolate SZX2019 chromosome 2, ASM1759143v1, whole genome shotgun sequence genomic window:
- the LOC123503209 gene encoding ATP-dependent RNA helicase DDX3X-like isoform X1, giving the protein MSNAATHNGVGLEQRFAGLGLESRDHIGSRPGGRGGRGGGRYIPPHLRNRLEDTPPPPPPDCPDRNSREWYGPRGSQGGGGGGGWDRDPYGSSGQKNGPLGTSTFQRRDNRSGAGGGFRGGDNRGYRDRDDRWGGGRDGRSGGFDERFREGGGMNGPPPRNNRWVEDERDRSSGGGGARWQDRVGDRDDWTQPLPRNEVLEAELFSSSTNGGTSVQSNSGINFDKYDDIPVEATGDDVPTSINTFADIKLTEIIRMNITLARYERPTPVQKYAIPFILGKRDLMACAQTGSGKTAAFLVPILNQIYEHGPVQVKNNNPRGRSKQYPLALVLAPTRELATQIYDESRKFSYRARVRPCVVYGGADVVAQMRDLARGCHLLVATPGRLADMIDRGKIGLDCCKYLVLDEADRMLDMGFEPQIRRIVEEDNMPPTGQRQTLMFSATFPKEIQRLAQDFLDNYIFLAVGRVGSTSENITQKIVWVAEEDKRSFLLDILNAAGLDRLNEATKVESLTLVFVETKKGADALEEFLYRHGYPVTSIHGDRSQREREDALRVFRSGQCPILVATAVAARGLDIPHVRHVINFDLPSDIEEYVHRIGRTGRMGNLGLATSFFNDKNRNMVRDLVELLQEAKQELPKWLEVIASETRWGGGGGGGRGRSGGGKRFGGGFGSRDYRQVDRNKSSHTGGSSRPGFSNFGGVVFAAPPHFNHYGGYSGFSGGGSSSGSYNSYNNSGASGTDWWGN; this is encoded by the exons TTCGCTGGTCTGGGCTTGGAGAGCCGTGATCACATCGGGTCGCGCCCCGGCGGTCGGGGTGGCCGAGGAGGGGGACGCTACATACCCCCACACCTGCGTAATCGTCTTGAAGACActcccccaccacctccaccag ATTGCCCCGATAGGAATAGTAGGGAGTGGTATGGGCCGAGGGGATCCcagggtggcggcggcggcggtggctggGACAGAGATCCATATGGCagta GTGGACAGAAGAATGGTCCTTTGGGGACTTCCACTTTCCAGCGACGGGACAACAGGTCAGGTGCCGGTGGTGGGTTCCGTGGTGGTGACAATCGAGGCTACAGGGACAGAGATGACCGCTGGGGGGGTGGTCGGGATGGACGCAG cgGCGGGTTTGACGAGCGCTTCCGTGAAGGTGGGGGTATGAATGGCCCTCCACCACGCAACAACCGCTGGGTGGAGGACGAGAGGGACCGTTCATCAGGGGGGGGAGGTGCGCGCTGGCAGGACAGAGTGGGTGACCGAGATGATTGGACTCAACCCCTGCCAAGGAATGAAGTGCTGGAGGCTGAGCTGTTCTCCTCCTCAACCAATGGAGGCACTAGtgtgcag TCAAACAGTGGCATCAACTTCGACAAGTATGATGACATCCCAGTGGAGGCAACCGGCGACGATGTGCCCACCTCCATCAACACCTTTGCTGACATCAAGCTTACTGAAATTATACGTATGAATATCACCCTTGCCCGTTATGAGAGGCCCACCCCTgtgcag AAATATGCCATCCCCTTCATCCTGGGCAAGAGGGACCTCATGGCCTGCGCTCAGACTGGCTCGGGCAAGACAGCGGCCTTCCTGGTGCCCATCCTCAACCAGATCTATGAACACGGCCCTGTGCAG GTGAAGAACAATAACCCTCGTGGCCGCAGCAAGCAGTACCCCTTGGCGCTGGTCCTGGCCCCGACCCGCGAGCTGGCCACACAGATCTATGATGAATCACGCAAGTTCTCAtacag GGCTCGTGTGCGTCCGTGTGTGGTGTATGGCGGCGCTGATGTGGTGGCACAGATGCGTGACCTGGCCAGGGGATGCCATCTGCTCGTGGCCACCCCTGGCAGGTTGGCCGACATGATTGACCGTGGCAAGATTGGTCTGGACTGCTGCAA GTACTTGGTGCTGGACGAAGCCGATCGCATGTTGGATATGGGTTTTGAGCCTCAGATTCGCCGCATTGTTGAGGAAGACAACATGCCACCCACCGGCCAGCGACAGACTCTCATGTTCTCCGCCACCTTCCCTAAAGAGATTCAGCGTCTGGCCCAG GACTTCTTGGACAACTACATCTTCTTGGCTGTAGGTCGTGTAGGCTCCACCTCTGAGAACATCACCCAGAAGATTGTGTGGGTGGCAGAGGAGGACAAACGCTCCTTCTTGCTGGACATCCTCAACGCAGCAGGATTGGACCGTCTCAATGAAGCCACCAAGG TGGAGTCCCTGACGCTGGTGTTTGTGGAGACCAAGAAGGGCGCTGACGCACTGGAAGAGTTCCTGTATCGCCACGGCTACCCGGTGACCAGCATCCATGGCGACCGCAGCCAGCGTGAGAGGGAGGACGCTCTCAGGGTGTTCCGCAGTGGCCAGTGTCCCATCCTCGTTGCCACTGCT GTGGCTGCTCGAGGGCTGGACATCCCACATGTTAGGCACGTCATCAACTTTGACTTGCCCTCGGACATTGAGGAATATGTCCACCGGATTGGTCGTACTGGTCGTATGGGGAACCTTG GCCTGGCCACGAGCTTCTTCAACGACAAGAACCGCAACATGGTGCGTGACTTGGTGGAGTTGCTTCAGGAGGCCAAGCAGGAACTCCCCAAGTGGCTGGAGGTCATTGCCTCCGAGACACGctggggaggtggtggcggcggcggtcgGGGACGCAGTGGAGGTGGAAAGCGGTTTGGTGGAGGCTTTGGGTCCAGGGATTACCGGCAGGTGGACCGCAACAAGTCATCCCATACCGGTGGTTCATCTCGGCCTGGGTTCAGCAACTTCGGGGGAG TTGTGTTTGCAGCGCCGCCACACTTCAACCACTACGGAGGCTACAGTGGcttcagtggtggtggcagcagcagcggcagctaCAACAGCTACAACAACTCTGGGGCCTCGGGGACAGACTGGTGGGGCAActga
- the LOC123503209 gene encoding ATP-dependent RNA helicase DDX3X-like isoform X2, producing the protein MSNAATHNGVGLEQRFAGLGLESRDHIGSRPGGRGGRGGGRYIPPHLRNRLEDTPPPPPPDCPDRNSREWYGPRGSQGGGGGGGWDRDPYGSSGQKNGPLGTSTFQRRDNRSGAGGGFRGGDNRGYRDRDDRWGGGRDGRSGGFDERFREGGGMNGPPPRNNRWVEDERDRSSGGGGARWQDRVGDRDDWTQPLPRNEVLEAELFSSSTNGGTSVQSNSGINFDKYDDIPVEATGDDVPTSINTFADIKLTEIIRMNITLARYERPTPVQKYAIPFILGKRDLMACAQTGSGKTAAFLVPILNQIYEHGPVQVKNNNPRGRSKQYPLALVLAPTRELATQIYDESRKFSYRARVRPCVVYGGADVVAQMRDLARGCHLLVATPGRLADMIDRGKIGLDCCKYLVLDEADRMLDMGFEPQIRRIVEEDNMPPTGQRQTLMFSATFPKEIQRLAQDFLDNYIFLAVGRVGSTSENITQKIVWVAEEDKRSFLLDILNAAGLDRLNEATKVESLTLVFVETKKGADALEEFLYRHGYPVTSIHGDRSQREREDALRVFRSGQCPILVATAVAARGLDIPHVRHVINFDLPSDIEEYVHRIGRTGRMGNLGLATSFFNDKNRNMVRDLVELLQEAKQELPKWLEVIASETRWGGGGGGGRGRSGGGKRFGGGFGSRDYRQVDRNKSSHTGGSSRPGFSNFGGAPPHFNHYGGYSGFSGGGSSSGSYNSYNNSGASGTDWWGN; encoded by the exons TTCGCTGGTCTGGGCTTGGAGAGCCGTGATCACATCGGGTCGCGCCCCGGCGGTCGGGGTGGCCGAGGAGGGGGACGCTACATACCCCCACACCTGCGTAATCGTCTTGAAGACActcccccaccacctccaccag ATTGCCCCGATAGGAATAGTAGGGAGTGGTATGGGCCGAGGGGATCCcagggtggcggcggcggcggtggctggGACAGAGATCCATATGGCagta GTGGACAGAAGAATGGTCCTTTGGGGACTTCCACTTTCCAGCGACGGGACAACAGGTCAGGTGCCGGTGGTGGGTTCCGTGGTGGTGACAATCGAGGCTACAGGGACAGAGATGACCGCTGGGGGGGTGGTCGGGATGGACGCAG cgGCGGGTTTGACGAGCGCTTCCGTGAAGGTGGGGGTATGAATGGCCCTCCACCACGCAACAACCGCTGGGTGGAGGACGAGAGGGACCGTTCATCAGGGGGGGGAGGTGCGCGCTGGCAGGACAGAGTGGGTGACCGAGATGATTGGACTCAACCCCTGCCAAGGAATGAAGTGCTGGAGGCTGAGCTGTTCTCCTCCTCAACCAATGGAGGCACTAGtgtgcag TCAAACAGTGGCATCAACTTCGACAAGTATGATGACATCCCAGTGGAGGCAACCGGCGACGATGTGCCCACCTCCATCAACACCTTTGCTGACATCAAGCTTACTGAAATTATACGTATGAATATCACCCTTGCCCGTTATGAGAGGCCCACCCCTgtgcag AAATATGCCATCCCCTTCATCCTGGGCAAGAGGGACCTCATGGCCTGCGCTCAGACTGGCTCGGGCAAGACAGCGGCCTTCCTGGTGCCCATCCTCAACCAGATCTATGAACACGGCCCTGTGCAG GTGAAGAACAATAACCCTCGTGGCCGCAGCAAGCAGTACCCCTTGGCGCTGGTCCTGGCCCCGACCCGCGAGCTGGCCACACAGATCTATGATGAATCACGCAAGTTCTCAtacag GGCTCGTGTGCGTCCGTGTGTGGTGTATGGCGGCGCTGATGTGGTGGCACAGATGCGTGACCTGGCCAGGGGATGCCATCTGCTCGTGGCCACCCCTGGCAGGTTGGCCGACATGATTGACCGTGGCAAGATTGGTCTGGACTGCTGCAA GTACTTGGTGCTGGACGAAGCCGATCGCATGTTGGATATGGGTTTTGAGCCTCAGATTCGCCGCATTGTTGAGGAAGACAACATGCCACCCACCGGCCAGCGACAGACTCTCATGTTCTCCGCCACCTTCCCTAAAGAGATTCAGCGTCTGGCCCAG GACTTCTTGGACAACTACATCTTCTTGGCTGTAGGTCGTGTAGGCTCCACCTCTGAGAACATCACCCAGAAGATTGTGTGGGTGGCAGAGGAGGACAAACGCTCCTTCTTGCTGGACATCCTCAACGCAGCAGGATTGGACCGTCTCAATGAAGCCACCAAGG TGGAGTCCCTGACGCTGGTGTTTGTGGAGACCAAGAAGGGCGCTGACGCACTGGAAGAGTTCCTGTATCGCCACGGCTACCCGGTGACCAGCATCCATGGCGACCGCAGCCAGCGTGAGAGGGAGGACGCTCTCAGGGTGTTCCGCAGTGGCCAGTGTCCCATCCTCGTTGCCACTGCT GTGGCTGCTCGAGGGCTGGACATCCCACATGTTAGGCACGTCATCAACTTTGACTTGCCCTCGGACATTGAGGAATATGTCCACCGGATTGGTCGTACTGGTCGTATGGGGAACCTTG GCCTGGCCACGAGCTTCTTCAACGACAAGAACCGCAACATGGTGCGTGACTTGGTGGAGTTGCTTCAGGAGGCCAAGCAGGAACTCCCCAAGTGGCTGGAGGTCATTGCCTCCGAGACACGctggggaggtggtggcggcggcggtcgGGGACGCAGTGGAGGTGGAAAGCGGTTTGGTGGAGGCTTTGGGTCCAGGGATTACCGGCAGGTGGACCGCAACAAGTCATCCCATACCGGTGGTTCATCTCGGCCTGGGTTCAGCAACTTCGGGGGAG CGCCGCCACACTTCAACCACTACGGAGGCTACAGTGGcttcagtggtggtggcagcagcagcggcagctaCAACAGCTACAACAACTCTGGGGCCTCGGGGACAGACTGGTGGGGCAActga
- the LOC123503209 gene encoding ATP-dependent RNA helicase DDX3X-like isoform X4 yields MSNAATHNGVGLEQRFAGLGLESRDHIGSRPGGRGGRGGGRYIPPHLRNRLEDTPPPPPPGGQKNGPLGTSTFQRRDNRSGAGGGFRGGDNRGYRDRDDRWGGGRDGRSGGFDERFREGGGMNGPPPRNNRWVEDERDRSSGGGGARWQDRVGDRDDWTQPLPRNEVLEAELFSSSTNGGTSVQSNSGINFDKYDDIPVEATGDDVPTSINTFADIKLTEIIRMNITLARYERPTPVQKYAIPFILGKRDLMACAQTGSGKTAAFLVPILNQIYEHGPVQVKNNNPRGRSKQYPLALVLAPTRELATQIYDESRKFSYRARVRPCVVYGGADVVAQMRDLARGCHLLVATPGRLADMIDRGKIGLDCCKYLVLDEADRMLDMGFEPQIRRIVEEDNMPPTGQRQTLMFSATFPKEIQRLAQDFLDNYIFLAVGRVGSTSENITQKIVWVAEEDKRSFLLDILNAAGLDRLNEATKVESLTLVFVETKKGADALEEFLYRHGYPVTSIHGDRSQREREDALRVFRSGQCPILVATAVAARGLDIPHVRHVINFDLPSDIEEYVHRIGRTGRMGNLGLATSFFNDKNRNMVRDLVELLQEAKQELPKWLEVIASETRWGGGGGGGRGRSGGGKRFGGGFGSRDYRQVDRNKSSHTGGSSRPGFSNFGGAPPHFNHYGGYSGFSGGGSSSGSYNSYNNSGASGTDWWGN; encoded by the exons TTCGCTGGTCTGGGCTTGGAGAGCCGTGATCACATCGGGTCGCGCCCCGGCGGTCGGGGTGGCCGAGGAGGGGGACGCTACATACCCCCACACCTGCGTAATCGTCTTGAAGACActcccccaccacctccaccag GTGGACAGAAGAATGGTCCTTTGGGGACTTCCACTTTCCAGCGACGGGACAACAGGTCAGGTGCCGGTGGTGGGTTCCGTGGTGGTGACAATCGAGGCTACAGGGACAGAGATGACCGCTGGGGGGGTGGTCGGGATGGACGCAG cgGCGGGTTTGACGAGCGCTTCCGTGAAGGTGGGGGTATGAATGGCCCTCCACCACGCAACAACCGCTGGGTGGAGGACGAGAGGGACCGTTCATCAGGGGGGGGAGGTGCGCGCTGGCAGGACAGAGTGGGTGACCGAGATGATTGGACTCAACCCCTGCCAAGGAATGAAGTGCTGGAGGCTGAGCTGTTCTCCTCCTCAACCAATGGAGGCACTAGtgtgcag TCAAACAGTGGCATCAACTTCGACAAGTATGATGACATCCCAGTGGAGGCAACCGGCGACGATGTGCCCACCTCCATCAACACCTTTGCTGACATCAAGCTTACTGAAATTATACGTATGAATATCACCCTTGCCCGTTATGAGAGGCCCACCCCTgtgcag AAATATGCCATCCCCTTCATCCTGGGCAAGAGGGACCTCATGGCCTGCGCTCAGACTGGCTCGGGCAAGACAGCGGCCTTCCTGGTGCCCATCCTCAACCAGATCTATGAACACGGCCCTGTGCAG GTGAAGAACAATAACCCTCGTGGCCGCAGCAAGCAGTACCCCTTGGCGCTGGTCCTGGCCCCGACCCGCGAGCTGGCCACACAGATCTATGATGAATCACGCAAGTTCTCAtacag GGCTCGTGTGCGTCCGTGTGTGGTGTATGGCGGCGCTGATGTGGTGGCACAGATGCGTGACCTGGCCAGGGGATGCCATCTGCTCGTGGCCACCCCTGGCAGGTTGGCCGACATGATTGACCGTGGCAAGATTGGTCTGGACTGCTGCAA GTACTTGGTGCTGGACGAAGCCGATCGCATGTTGGATATGGGTTTTGAGCCTCAGATTCGCCGCATTGTTGAGGAAGACAACATGCCACCCACCGGCCAGCGACAGACTCTCATGTTCTCCGCCACCTTCCCTAAAGAGATTCAGCGTCTGGCCCAG GACTTCTTGGACAACTACATCTTCTTGGCTGTAGGTCGTGTAGGCTCCACCTCTGAGAACATCACCCAGAAGATTGTGTGGGTGGCAGAGGAGGACAAACGCTCCTTCTTGCTGGACATCCTCAACGCAGCAGGATTGGACCGTCTCAATGAAGCCACCAAGG TGGAGTCCCTGACGCTGGTGTTTGTGGAGACCAAGAAGGGCGCTGACGCACTGGAAGAGTTCCTGTATCGCCACGGCTACCCGGTGACCAGCATCCATGGCGACCGCAGCCAGCGTGAGAGGGAGGACGCTCTCAGGGTGTTCCGCAGTGGCCAGTGTCCCATCCTCGTTGCCACTGCT GTGGCTGCTCGAGGGCTGGACATCCCACATGTTAGGCACGTCATCAACTTTGACTTGCCCTCGGACATTGAGGAATATGTCCACCGGATTGGTCGTACTGGTCGTATGGGGAACCTTG GCCTGGCCACGAGCTTCTTCAACGACAAGAACCGCAACATGGTGCGTGACTTGGTGGAGTTGCTTCAGGAGGCCAAGCAGGAACTCCCCAAGTGGCTGGAGGTCATTGCCTCCGAGACACGctggggaggtggtggcggcggcggtcgGGGACGCAGTGGAGGTGGAAAGCGGTTTGGTGGAGGCTTTGGGTCCAGGGATTACCGGCAGGTGGACCGCAACAAGTCATCCCATACCGGTGGTTCATCTCGGCCTGGGTTCAGCAACTTCGGGGGAG CGCCGCCACACTTCAACCACTACGGAGGCTACAGTGGcttcagtggtggtggcagcagcagcggcagctaCAACAGCTACAACAACTCTGGGGCCTCGGGGACAGACTGGTGGGGCAActga
- the LOC123503209 gene encoding ATP-dependent RNA helicase DDX3X-like isoform X3 codes for MSNAATHNGVGLEQRFAGLGLESRDHIGSRPGGRGGRGGGRYIPPHLRNRLEDTPPPPPPGGQKNGPLGTSTFQRRDNRSGAGGGFRGGDNRGYRDRDDRWGGGRDGRSGGFDERFREGGGMNGPPPRNNRWVEDERDRSSGGGGARWQDRVGDRDDWTQPLPRNEVLEAELFSSSTNGGTSVQSNSGINFDKYDDIPVEATGDDVPTSINTFADIKLTEIIRMNITLARYERPTPVQKYAIPFILGKRDLMACAQTGSGKTAAFLVPILNQIYEHGPVQVKNNNPRGRSKQYPLALVLAPTRELATQIYDESRKFSYRARVRPCVVYGGADVVAQMRDLARGCHLLVATPGRLADMIDRGKIGLDCCKYLVLDEADRMLDMGFEPQIRRIVEEDNMPPTGQRQTLMFSATFPKEIQRLAQDFLDNYIFLAVGRVGSTSENITQKIVWVAEEDKRSFLLDILNAAGLDRLNEATKVESLTLVFVETKKGADALEEFLYRHGYPVTSIHGDRSQREREDALRVFRSGQCPILVATAVAARGLDIPHVRHVINFDLPSDIEEYVHRIGRTGRMGNLGLATSFFNDKNRNMVRDLVELLQEAKQELPKWLEVIASETRWGGGGGGGRGRSGGGKRFGGGFGSRDYRQVDRNKSSHTGGSSRPGFSNFGGVVFAAPPHFNHYGGYSGFSGGGSSSGSYNSYNNSGASGTDWWGN; via the exons TTCGCTGGTCTGGGCTTGGAGAGCCGTGATCACATCGGGTCGCGCCCCGGCGGTCGGGGTGGCCGAGGAGGGGGACGCTACATACCCCCACACCTGCGTAATCGTCTTGAAGACActcccccaccacctccaccag GTGGACAGAAGAATGGTCCTTTGGGGACTTCCACTTTCCAGCGACGGGACAACAGGTCAGGTGCCGGTGGTGGGTTCCGTGGTGGTGACAATCGAGGCTACAGGGACAGAGATGACCGCTGGGGGGGTGGTCGGGATGGACGCAG cgGCGGGTTTGACGAGCGCTTCCGTGAAGGTGGGGGTATGAATGGCCCTCCACCACGCAACAACCGCTGGGTGGAGGACGAGAGGGACCGTTCATCAGGGGGGGGAGGTGCGCGCTGGCAGGACAGAGTGGGTGACCGAGATGATTGGACTCAACCCCTGCCAAGGAATGAAGTGCTGGAGGCTGAGCTGTTCTCCTCCTCAACCAATGGAGGCACTAGtgtgcag TCAAACAGTGGCATCAACTTCGACAAGTATGATGACATCCCAGTGGAGGCAACCGGCGACGATGTGCCCACCTCCATCAACACCTTTGCTGACATCAAGCTTACTGAAATTATACGTATGAATATCACCCTTGCCCGTTATGAGAGGCCCACCCCTgtgcag AAATATGCCATCCCCTTCATCCTGGGCAAGAGGGACCTCATGGCCTGCGCTCAGACTGGCTCGGGCAAGACAGCGGCCTTCCTGGTGCCCATCCTCAACCAGATCTATGAACACGGCCCTGTGCAG GTGAAGAACAATAACCCTCGTGGCCGCAGCAAGCAGTACCCCTTGGCGCTGGTCCTGGCCCCGACCCGCGAGCTGGCCACACAGATCTATGATGAATCACGCAAGTTCTCAtacag GGCTCGTGTGCGTCCGTGTGTGGTGTATGGCGGCGCTGATGTGGTGGCACAGATGCGTGACCTGGCCAGGGGATGCCATCTGCTCGTGGCCACCCCTGGCAGGTTGGCCGACATGATTGACCGTGGCAAGATTGGTCTGGACTGCTGCAA GTACTTGGTGCTGGACGAAGCCGATCGCATGTTGGATATGGGTTTTGAGCCTCAGATTCGCCGCATTGTTGAGGAAGACAACATGCCACCCACCGGCCAGCGACAGACTCTCATGTTCTCCGCCACCTTCCCTAAAGAGATTCAGCGTCTGGCCCAG GACTTCTTGGACAACTACATCTTCTTGGCTGTAGGTCGTGTAGGCTCCACCTCTGAGAACATCACCCAGAAGATTGTGTGGGTGGCAGAGGAGGACAAACGCTCCTTCTTGCTGGACATCCTCAACGCAGCAGGATTGGACCGTCTCAATGAAGCCACCAAGG TGGAGTCCCTGACGCTGGTGTTTGTGGAGACCAAGAAGGGCGCTGACGCACTGGAAGAGTTCCTGTATCGCCACGGCTACCCGGTGACCAGCATCCATGGCGACCGCAGCCAGCGTGAGAGGGAGGACGCTCTCAGGGTGTTCCGCAGTGGCCAGTGTCCCATCCTCGTTGCCACTGCT GTGGCTGCTCGAGGGCTGGACATCCCACATGTTAGGCACGTCATCAACTTTGACTTGCCCTCGGACATTGAGGAATATGTCCACCGGATTGGTCGTACTGGTCGTATGGGGAACCTTG GCCTGGCCACGAGCTTCTTCAACGACAAGAACCGCAACATGGTGCGTGACTTGGTGGAGTTGCTTCAGGAGGCCAAGCAGGAACTCCCCAAGTGGCTGGAGGTCATTGCCTCCGAGACACGctggggaggtggtggcggcggcggtcgGGGACGCAGTGGAGGTGGAAAGCGGTTTGGTGGAGGCTTTGGGTCCAGGGATTACCGGCAGGTGGACCGCAACAAGTCATCCCATACCGGTGGTTCATCTCGGCCTGGGTTCAGCAACTTCGGGGGAG TTGTGTTTGCAGCGCCGCCACACTTCAACCACTACGGAGGCTACAGTGGcttcagtggtggtggcagcagcagcggcagctaCAACAGCTACAACAACTCTGGGGCCTCGGGGACAGACTGGTGGGGCAActga